GCAAAGTGAAAATCGACCTGGTCTTTGAAGATTCCAAAGGGGAGAAAAACGAAGCGATTAATGCAGTCAATAAATTAGTCAACAAGGATACCGTAGTGGGCATTGTCGGTCCCACCCTGAGCGGTGAACTGTTTGCCGCCGGCCCCATTGCCAATCAGGCGGGCGTTGTCATCTTCGGCACTTCGATTACTGCCGAAGGAGCTACTGATATCGGTGAATATGTGTTCCGCAATTCTTTACCGGAATCTCTGGCCATTCCCCATGCGGTGAAAAAAGCCCATCAGAAATATAACCTGAAAAAGGTAGCTCTTATGTATTCCAATAATAACGACTGGGCGGTATCCGGCTATAAAAGCCTTGACAAGGCGGCCAGAGAGCTTGGCCTGGAGGTTGTGGCCACCGAAACCTTCGCTGATAAAGACACGGATTATTCAGCCCAACTGACCAAGATCGCCGCCTTAAAACCCGATGCGGTTCTGGTCTCCGGATTGTATCAGGAAGCGGCCCTGATTTTGAAAAAGGCGCGGGAATTGGGCCTCGATGTTCCTTTTGTCGGCAGCAACGGACTCAATTCGCCCCAGCTGGCCAAAATCGCCGGCAAAGCCGCTGACGGCGCCATCGTAGCCAGCCCCTGGTTTGCCGGTAAGGAGGACGCCGGTGTTCAAAATTTCGTAGAAAAATTTAAAGCTAAATATAACGGCAAAGTACCTGACCAATTTTCCGCTCAGTCTTACGATGCCTTATACATCATTGCTTCGGCTCTGGAAAAATCGGGATCAATGTCCGACCGCCAAAAATTCCGGGACAGCCTGGCTGCCATTAAAGACTTTACAGGCGTTACCGGCAAGTTCTCGTTTGATGAGAAGCGCAACCCGGTCATGGATGCCACTGTACTCATTGTGAAAGATGGCCAGTTCACCGAGTTGAAGTAACTGAAGAGCAGGATTTGGGAGGGGGTTATCCCGCCTTCGGTGATAGAAATTTAAAAGCAAGAAAAATAGAAATGAACAGGAGGGATGAGCGCATGTTTTTACAACAAGTCGTAAACGGATTGACACTCGGCAGTACTTACGCCCTCATCGCCCTGGGGTATACGCTTGTTTTCGGGGTATTGGGGATTGTCAACATGGCCCACGGCGAGATTTTTATGATCGGCGCCTTTGTGGGGCTGACACTGGTGAGCAAGTGGCAGCTGAATATTTTCGTGGCCATGGCCGGGGCGATGGCGGCCGGCGCTTTGGCCGGAATTATCCTGGAGCGGGCGGCGCTGCGCCCCCTTCGCCGCCGGGCAGTATCCCATCTGGCTCCGCTCATTAGCACCATCGGAGTCTCCATCTTCCTGGAAAGTCTGGCGCTGCGTATTTTCGGGCCTCAGACCCAGGCCTTTCCGATTCAGTTTGGCGGCGGCCTGATCGACCTGGGTCTGATCAAAATAGCGCCGATTCAAATCCTGATCCTGGGGGTTTCCTTTGGCCTGATGCTCATTTTGCAGTTTTGGCTGCAGCGAAGCCGTATCGGGCAGTTAGTCCGGGCTACGGCAGAAAGCACCGAGACGGCCGGTCTGTTGGGTATTAACACCGGCCGGATCATTGTTCTGACCGTGGCTCTGGCTTCCGGTCTTGGCGGCGTGGCCGGGGTGCTGGTGGGGCTGGCTTTTAATGCGGTGGAACCCACCATGGGCATTACCATGGGCTTTAAAGGACTGGCGGTTTTGATCCTGGGCGGTCTGGGGAATATCCCCGGCGCCATGTTTGGCGGGCTGATCCTGGGCATTGCCGAGGTCTTCAGCGTGGCCTACGGCTCGTCTTCCTACCGGGACGCCGTAGCCTTCGGCATGATCATTATCTTATTGGTGCTGCGGCCCCAAGGCTTGTTTGGCGGCAGCTCCCAGCAAGGGGGCCGCTGTTAGCATGGACTTGTTAAACCCTTACTATCTGCAGATTATCACCTTTATGCTGATCAATGCCATCTTAGGGATCAGCGTCTATCTGACTCTGGCAGCCGGCCAGCTGTCTCTGGGCAATGCCGGCTTCATGGGCATCGGCGCTTATACGGCGGCTCTGTTGACCTTAAAACTCGGCTGGCCCCTTTATGTGGTCATACCCCTGGGAGGAGCGGCCGCCGTGCTGGTGGCGCTGTTAATCGGCCTGCCGACGCTGCGTCTGCAGGGCATTTATCTTGCCATTGCCACTTTGGGTTTCGGCGAAGTCATGCGGGTGATTTTTTTGAATCTGGAGATTACTAACGGCGCTTTAGGGTTGTCTGGCATTCCCGCTTTGAGCGTCATGATCGGCAGGCAGTTGTCTCAAATGGGCTTCAGCCGGGTGGCCGGACTCTCGCTGCAACAGGCCGGGATGCTGGCCGTACTTATATTGCTGGCCTTTCTACTGGTTCTGTTAGTTGTTTTTGCCTTGCTACTGCGCAATTCCCGGGTCGGACGGGCTATGGCAGCTATCAAGGCTGACGAGACTGCCGCTGAAATCACCGGCATAAATATTACGTATTACAAATTGCTGGCCTTTTTGCTGGGGGCCTTTGTAGCCGCTGTGGCCGGCGGGCTGGCAGCTCATCTTACCTACTATATCGGACCGAAGGATTTTGCCTATCACCGGGCGGTGGAAATTCTGATTTTCGCCGTACTGGGCGGAAGTGACGTGGTCTGGGGGCCTCTGATCGGCGCCTTTATCGTCACCATGCTGCCGGAAGTATTGCGTTTTGCCGCCGAATACCGGGAAATGATCTACGGCGTTATTTTGGTGAGTATGATGGCCTTTCGGCCCCAGGGGCTCATCGGGGAAGAAACCATCAGGTTTTGGCAGGCTAAATGGGGAAGGAGAGCGGCCGGATGATGCAACTTCAAAATATTAGCAAGGCTTTTGGCGGCTTGGCAGCCTTAAGCCAGATTTCATTCCGGGTAAAATCGGGGGAGGTTTTAGGGGTCATCGGACCCAATGGCGCCGGTAAGACCACTCTGTTTAACCTGATGACCGGGGTTATCGGACCTTCATCAGGCGATATCCGATTTAAAGAACAGTCCCTGTTAGGGCTGAAACCTCATCAGGTTACCGAACGGGGCATTGCCAGGACCTTTCAGAATATCCGCTTGTTCGGCCATCTTTCCGCCCGGGAAAATGTGATGATTGGCGCTCACTGCCGTCTGCAGACCGGCATTTGGCAGGGTGTGTGGCGGACATCCGCCCAGCGGCGGGAAGAAACCGCAGTGCGGCAACAGGCGGATGAATTGCTTGAATTTATGGGTCTGACCGATGTAGCTGCGACAACGGCCGGCTCATTGCCCTATGGCAAGCAGCGCCGGCTGGAGATTGCCCGGGCTTTGGCCACCAGTCCCAGTTTGCTGCTTCTGGATGAACCTACGGCCGGTATGAATGAAAAAGAGACCGCTGAGTTGAGCGATCTCATTAAACAGATCCAGGCCAGGGGCAAAACCGTAATTCTGATTGAGCATGACATGCAACTGGTGATGAATATTTGCGACCGGTTAGTCGTGCTGAATTTCGGCAAAAAAATCGCCGAAGGGCAGCCCCGGGAAATCCAGCAGCATCCGGCGGTCATCGAAGCCTATCTGGGACAGGAGGGAGCTTAACCGTGCTGAAATTATCAGGCATTGTCGCCAAATACGGCAACATTACCGCTTTAAAGGGCATTGATCTGGAAGTACCCGCCGGGTCGGTGGTCAGTTTGATTGGCGCCAACGGCGCCGGGAAATCCACCACTATGAAAACCATCACCGGACTGATGCAGGCCACGGAAGGACAGATCACATTCTGCGGACAGGAAATCAAGGGGCTGGCCGCTCACCAGACCGTGAGCCGGGGAATATCCCTGGTGCCGGAGGGACGGCAGATTCTGGGCCGCATGACGGTGCTGGAAAACCTGATGATCGGAGCCTGTCAGCGCCGGGACAATGAGATTCAGGCAGATATCCGCAGACTCTTTGATCGGTTCCCCATTCTGGGGGAGCGCCGGGAGCAGACGGGGGGCACCCTGTCCGGCGGGCAGCAGCAGATGCTGGCCATCGGCCGGGCTCTTATGGCTCGCCCCAAACTGCTGCTGCTGGATGAACCATCCATGGGTCTTGCGCCTTTGGTGGTAGCCGACATTTTTCGTATCATCCGGGAAATTAATCAGGAAGGCGTTACCATTCTGCTGGTGGAGCAAAATGTCCGTCAGGCCCTAAAAGTGGCCGATTACGCCTACGTCATGGAAACCGGGAAAATAATCCTCCATGGAAAAACCGAAGAAATCATCCATAATCCGCGGGTTGTGGAAGCCTATTTGGGCGGTAAACAACAGCCGGCACAGGCCCCGAAAGTCAAGGAGTCCTGTGCCGGATAAAATTCGTTTTAAAAATCATCTGCGGTCTCGAATCTGGGACCGTTCAAAAAGGTCCGGATGCTAGGAAGGTCGAGGAAGCGCGCGCCGACAGCACGTTCGCAGGGTACGGCAATGCTGGAAAGATGCGCAGCATCGTGAAAGCTGGAAGAAAGCAGGTTTCTTTTCGGGTAATCAGAGTACGCAATTAGCACAAATCCGAAAAGGAACACTTTCTGAACAGCGCGCTCCCGCAGACCTGACAACGCAGATGGGCCTTTTTCAACGGTTCCCTGCTACCAGGTGTTTTTGTGGACTCTGGCTGCCGCATACCGGTTAGCGGGGGCTTTTTCTTCGGCAGGGTAGCCGATGGGCAGGAGAGCCAGCGGAATGATCTTGTCGGGCAGGCTGAACTTCTCCTTAAAGGCTATGACCCTGTCCTCCAGGGGGTAGATGCCCAGCCAGACCGACCCCAGACCTTTAGCGTGGGCGGCTAACAGGATGTTTTCCGTTGCAGCCGAACAGTCCTGCACCCAGAACTCTTTGGAAGGTTCCTGATTCGTTTCGCCGCATACCAGAATAGCCACCGGCGCTTCGCGCAACATATGGGAATAAGGATGGATGCGGGGAATACTGTCTAACAGCTGACGATCATCAATGACGATAAAATGCCAGGGTTGTCCGTTTTCCGCTGAAGGAGCGGCCATGGCCGCCTGCAGGAGCTCCTGGATATCTGTTTCGGCGACTGTCCGGGAAAGGTAGCGGCGAATGCTTCGCCGGGACAATATATTGTTCATAACTGATTCCTCCTCATTGCTAAGAAAAACTGTAGGTTA
Above is a genomic segment from Acetonema longum DSM 6540 containing:
- a CDS encoding ABC transporter substrate-binding protein — its product is MFSKRQSMQIIAIVMAAALFVAGCGGGATTADSQNQTAKIGVVSFLTGGGAAYGEAIRQGLELARDEINAQGKVKIDLVFEDSKGEKNEAINAVNKLVNKDTVVGIVGPTLSGELFAAGPIANQAGVVIFGTSITAEGATDIGEYVFRNSLPESLAIPHAVKKAHQKYNLKKVALMYSNNNDWAVSGYKSLDKAARELGLEVVATETFADKDTDYSAQLTKIAALKPDAVLVSGLYQEAALILKKARELGLDVPFVGSNGLNSPQLAKIAGKAADGAIVASPWFAGKEDAGVQNFVEKFKAKYNGKVPDQFSAQSYDALYIIASALEKSGSMSDRQKFRDSLAAIKDFTGVTGKFSFDEKRNPVMDATVLIVKDGQFTELK
- a CDS encoding branched-chain amino acid ABC transporter permease; amino-acid sequence: MFLQQVVNGLTLGSTYALIALGYTLVFGVLGIVNMAHGEIFMIGAFVGLTLVSKWQLNIFVAMAGAMAAGALAGIILERAALRPLRRRAVSHLAPLISTIGVSIFLESLALRIFGPQTQAFPIQFGGGLIDLGLIKIAPIQILILGVSFGLMLILQFWLQRSRIGQLVRATAESTETAGLLGINTGRIIVLTVALASGLGGVAGVLVGLAFNAVEPTMGITMGFKGLAVLILGGLGNIPGAMFGGLILGIAEVFSVAYGSSSYRDAVAFGMIIILLVLRPQGLFGGSSQQGGRC
- a CDS encoding branched-chain amino acid ABC transporter permease; this translates as MDLLNPYYLQIITFMLINAILGISVYLTLAAGQLSLGNAGFMGIGAYTAALLTLKLGWPLYVVIPLGGAAAVLVALLIGLPTLRLQGIYLAIATLGFGEVMRVIFLNLEITNGALGLSGIPALSVMIGRQLSQMGFSRVAGLSLQQAGMLAVLILLAFLLVLLVVFALLLRNSRVGRAMAAIKADETAAEITGINITYYKLLAFLLGAFVAAVAGGLAAHLTYYIGPKDFAYHRAVEILIFAVLGGSDVVWGPLIGAFIVTMLPEVLRFAAEYREMIYGVILVSMMAFRPQGLIGEETIRFWQAKWGRRAAG
- a CDS encoding ABC transporter ATP-binding protein, with protein sequence MMQLQNISKAFGGLAALSQISFRVKSGEVLGVIGPNGAGKTTLFNLMTGVIGPSSGDIRFKEQSLLGLKPHQVTERGIARTFQNIRLFGHLSARENVMIGAHCRLQTGIWQGVWRTSAQRREETAVRQQADELLEFMGLTDVAATTAGSLPYGKQRRLEIARALATSPSLLLLDEPTAGMNEKETAELSDLIKQIQARGKTVILIEHDMQLVMNICDRLVVLNFGKKIAEGQPREIQQHPAVIEAYLGQEGA
- a CDS encoding ABC transporter ATP-binding protein — encoded protein: MLKLSGIVAKYGNITALKGIDLEVPAGSVVSLIGANGAGKSTTMKTITGLMQATEGQITFCGQEIKGLAAHQTVSRGISLVPEGRQILGRMTVLENLMIGACQRRDNEIQADIRRLFDRFPILGERREQTGGTLSGGQQQMLAIGRALMARPKLLLLDEPSMGLAPLVVADIFRIIREINQEGVTILLVEQNVRQALKVADYAYVMETGKIILHGKTEEIIHNPRVVEAYLGGKQQPAQAPKVKESCAG
- a CDS encoding nitroreductase family protein, with protein sequence MNNILSRRSIRRYLSRTVAETDIQELLQAAMAAPSAENGQPWHFIVIDDRQLLDSIPRIHPYSHMLREAPVAILVCGETNQEPSKEFWVQDCSAATENILLAAHAKGLGSVWLGIYPLEDRVIAFKEKFSLPDKIIPLALLPIGYPAEEKAPANRYAAARVHKNTW